The proteins below come from a single Asanoa ferruginea genomic window:
- a CDS encoding oxidoreductase encodes MSTWLITGCSTGLGRALAEAVLDAGDQAVITARSAASVEDLAGKYPNTALALALDVTDQEQITDVVRRSEARFGGVDVLVNNAGYGYRAAVEEGDDADVQRLFATNFFGPVALIKAVLPGMRARRGGAIVNVSSIGARMCPPGSGYYAAAKSALEGMTGSLRKELEPLGITAMAVEPGAFRTDFSGRSLTQSATVIADYAGTAGKRRKEVDTVHGTQPGDPARAARVLISAVNSDRPPALLLLGTDAVTAFSGVLDAQRAELDSWRQQSTSTDLTA; translated from the coding sequence ATGTCCACCTGGTTGATCACCGGATGCTCCACCGGACTGGGCCGGGCGCTGGCCGAAGCCGTCCTCGACGCCGGCGACCAGGCGGTCATCACCGCCCGCAGCGCCGCGTCGGTCGAGGACCTGGCCGGCAAATACCCGAACACCGCACTGGCGCTGGCCCTGGACGTGACCGACCAGGAGCAGATCACCGACGTGGTACGCCGGTCCGAGGCCCGGTTCGGCGGCGTCGACGTGCTCGTCAACAACGCCGGGTACGGCTATCGGGCAGCGGTCGAGGAAGGCGACGACGCGGACGTGCAGCGGTTGTTCGCGACAAACTTCTTCGGCCCGGTCGCGCTGATCAAGGCCGTGCTGCCGGGCATGCGCGCCCGGCGCGGTGGAGCGATCGTCAACGTCTCGTCGATCGGCGCCCGCATGTGCCCACCGGGCTCCGGCTACTACGCGGCCGCCAAGTCCGCGCTGGAAGGGATGACCGGGTCGCTGCGCAAAGAACTCGAGCCGCTCGGGATCACCGCGATGGCGGTCGAGCCGGGCGCGTTCCGCACGGACTTCTCCGGTCGGTCGTTGACCCAGTCGGCAACCGTGATCGCCGACTACGCCGGCACCGCGGGCAAGCGCCGCAAGGAGGTCGACACCGTGCACGGCACCCAACCGGGCGACCCCGCCAGGGCCGCCCGCGTGCTCATCTCCGCCGTCAACTCCGACCGGCCGCCCGCACTTCTGCTGCTCGGCACCGACGCGGTCACCGCCTTCAGCGGCGTGCTCGACGCCCAGCGGGCCGAACTCGACTCCTGGCGCCAGCAGAGCACGAGCACCGACCTCACCGCTTGA
- a CDS encoding NADPH-dependent F420 reductase, whose translation MTTIGMIGAGQIGSQIARGAVRRGYDVVISNSRGPETLTELVNELGPSARAATAPEAAAAADFAVVAVPLKNYEQVPAEQLAGKFVVDTNNYDADRDGHIDAIDHGTATVSGLLQEHLPESKVVKAFNLILAPDITTDGTPKGTPNRRALATASDYPEAIAFITAFYDEFGYDTVSSGGLDTSWRFDRDGDPAYTVAHQTADQLAANLARAERT comes from the coding sequence ATGACGACGATTGGAATGATCGGCGCCGGACAGATCGGCAGCCAGATCGCCCGCGGAGCCGTGCGGCGCGGCTATGACGTCGTGATCAGCAACTCGCGTGGCCCGGAAACGCTCACCGAGCTGGTTAACGAGCTCGGCCCGTCCGCCCGGGCGGCCACCGCACCTGAAGCGGCAGCGGCAGCGGACTTCGCCGTGGTCGCCGTGCCGCTCAAGAACTACGAACAGGTGCCTGCCGAACAGCTCGCCGGCAAGTTCGTCGTTGACACGAACAACTACGACGCCGACCGCGATGGCCACATCGACGCGATCGACCACGGCACCGCGACGGTTTCCGGCCTGCTCCAAGAGCACCTGCCCGAGAGCAAGGTCGTCAAGGCGTTCAATCTCATCCTGGCACCGGACATCACGACCGATGGCACGCCCAAGGGCACACCCAACCGGCGGGCACTCGCGACGGCCAGCGACTACCCCGAGGCCATCGCGTTCATTACCGCGTTCTACGACGAGTTCGGTTACGACACGGTGAGCTCCGGCGGCCTCGACACGAGCTGGCGCTTCGACCGCGACGGCGATCCCGCCTACACCGTGGCGCACCAGACCGCCGACCAACTCGCCGCCAACCTGGCCCGCGCCGAGCGCACCTGA
- a CDS encoding DUF805 domain-containing protein, protein MSFTESLKSVFSQYVGFSGRARRSEYWWFALFAILLNVVARILDSVLFDTSTASTGIFGIIVGLALFLPGLAVAVRRLHDTDRTGWWVLIGLVPLVGAIVLLVFMVSDSKPGANRFGASPKEQAVGAPGFA, encoded by the coding sequence ATGTCCTTCACTGAGTCGCTCAAGTCTGTCTTTTCCCAATACGTTGGATTCTCCGGGCGCGCTCGCCGGTCCGAGTACTGGTGGTTCGCGCTCTTTGCCATCCTCCTCAACGTCGTAGCCAGGATCCTCGACAGCGTCCTGTTCGACACCAGCACCGCATCCACGGGCATCTTCGGCATCATCGTCGGCCTGGCGCTGTTCCTTCCGGGGCTGGCGGTCGCGGTGCGCCGCCTGCACGACACCGACCGCACGGGTTGGTGGGTGCTGATCGGGCTGGTGCCGCTCGTGGGTGCCATCGTCCTGCTGGTGTTCATGGTCTCGGACAGCAAGCCCGGAGCGAACCGTTTCGGCGCCAGCCCGAAGGAGCAGGCGGTCGGCGCGCCGGGCTTCGCGTGA